The following coding sequences lie in one Streptomyces albofaciens JCM 4342 genomic window:
- a CDS encoding transglycosylase family protein, giving the protein MKPERLAKAGRLRAAVLSLVPAVVLLCVPAGAQARDTEQHLPSPAGCSLSRGVWNCIAKCESGGDWRKNTGNNHFGGLQFRQSTWKEHGGLAYAPRADLATREQQIAVARRVLRAQGWSAWPYCAKRFGLGKRSLAPGGSPPG; this is encoded by the coding sequence TTGAAGCCCGAGCGTCTCGCGAAAGCAGGCCGTCTCAGAGCGGCCGTCCTGTCCCTCGTTCCGGCCGTCGTCCTGCTGTGCGTGCCCGCCGGCGCGCAGGCGCGGGACACGGAGCAGCACCTGCCGTCCCCGGCCGGCTGTTCCCTGTCCCGGGGAGTGTGGAACTGCATCGCCAAGTGCGAGAGCGGCGGCGACTGGCGCAAGAACACCGGAAACAACCACTTCGGCGGACTGCAGTTCCGGCAGTCGACCTGGAAGGAGCACGGCGGCCTGGCCTACGCGCCGCGCGCCGACCTCGCCACCCGCGAGCAGCAGATCGCCGTCGCCCGGCGGGTGCTGCGCGCGCAGGGCTGGTCGGCCTGGCCGTACTGCGCCAAGCGGTTCGGGCTCGGCAAGCGGAGCCTGGCGCCCGGCGGATCACCACCGGGGTGA
- a CDS encoding ATP-binding cassette domain-containing protein, with product MSVEAALYAARVRYGSLEALHGVDLLIPAARVTVLLGRNGSGRTTALRALAGTVPLTAGRVVWRGTDITRVPAHARARRGLTLVPDRGAVFGSLSVAEQLGLAAPNGVIRPALEAYPELRALLGRRAGTLSGGEQRMLAVARALVGTARLLLLDEPTQGMSPEVTARTYALFGGLAAAGRTVLVAEQGLPPGLCRAATVAYVLRRGGVAFCGEPAEAARFPGPGGPLPSPRW from the coding sequence ATGAGCGTCGAAGCCGCCCTGTACGCGGCCCGCGTCCGCTACGGCTCACTGGAGGCCCTGCACGGCGTCGACCTGCTCATTCCGGCCGCGCGCGTCACGGTGCTCCTCGGGCGCAACGGCTCGGGCCGCACCACGGCCCTGCGCGCGCTGGCGGGCACCGTGCCGCTCACCGCCGGGCGTGTCGTGTGGCGCGGTACGGACATCACCCGGGTCCCCGCGCACGCCCGCGCGCGCCGTGGGCTGACCCTGGTGCCGGACCGCGGCGCGGTGTTCGGTTCGCTCTCCGTCGCCGAACAGCTCGGACTTGCCGCGCCGAACGGAGTCATCCGCCCGGCCCTGGAGGCCTACCCGGAGCTGCGCGCGCTGCTCGGCCGCCGGGCGGGCACGCTGTCCGGCGGCGAACAGCGGATGCTCGCCGTGGCCCGCGCGCTGGTCGGCACCGCCCGGCTGCTCCTCCTCGACGAGCCCACGCAGGGCATGTCACCGGAGGTCACGGCACGTACGTACGCGCTGTTCGGCGGCCTGGCAGCCGCCGGGCGCACGGTCCTGGTCGCCGAGCAGGGCCTGCCGCCCGGCCTGTGCCGGGCGGCCACCGTGGCGTACGTCCTGCGGCGCGGCGGCGTCGCCTTCTGCGGCGAGCCGGCCGAGGCCGCCCGCTTCCCGGGGCCCGGCGGCCCGCTGCCCTCACCCCGGTGGTGA
- a CDS encoding ABC transporter permease subunit, with translation MSSLSYDLTLAGLAVGSAAALTGIGLIVTYRATGVLNFAHGAVAMVCAYVLRQLATGWHWPLPLAAAVTLLLVAPGIGIALDRAVFRPLAVGAAGPARTLVASLGVFVLLVGGAGLLWGPGARADAPALLPDDPWVQLGTAVTLAAGVAAVTRWTRFGRELRAVVDNRPLAVLGGIDADRVAAAGWAFGTFTAGLTGILLAPLLRLDPYGLPLLVMEVMAVAVAAGLRSLPVAVAVALGIGVAQSQLTRLHPGGSLEPLVQAVGANLFVVALLVAAPALRGLGPARTPAAASDGGGAALRTGPLPDHDGRAWLVGGILFLLPLGFAGGDLRTAVQVPALGVVLLSLVVVTGRGGQLSLGQAAYAGLGALFTALLAAGRFPGVPAVPGLLALLLAVLLTAPLGLLTGRPALRGHGLATALATLAFGVAVSRFVFDQPYATAGLTLDRPAGFTADRAYYVLELVLLGLALLAVAALRRGRTGRALAAMRDHEPGAAAAGVPVPALKLAAFVVGAALAALGGGMLGMALRTFDAASYDPVRGLLWFAAVVVLGADSLLGALTAAVLLVGLDAGAAGGAAAAVIGVLAVLAGRLPHGPYAALRGAAARVFAAPEVRLTPLGARVRERLAVVRGPLRTDAEGPTSESRAPDPHLPEPRAPEPRAPEPSTPEPRAPEPRAPEPRAPEPRTFEPSVPDLRHPLPHTAPSPVSPAPSGRRAPSGRLTARAVRARYDGFTALDGVDLTVAPGRITALIGPNGAGKSTLFHCLCGTLRPAGGRVLLDGADITRRSAHARARLGLARTFQQLAVFEGLNVAENVRVGAEQSGVRDPAAATARALDLFSLDGQLRTAPVAGLDTGTLRRVELARAVAGRPRTLLLDEPAAGLDSAEVSALADVLRTLAADGTALLVVEHDLDLVAGLADTVYAMAAGRIVARGPAHSVLAEPGETAGPTEPGKAAGPAEPGT, from the coding sequence GTGAGCTCGCTCTCGTACGACCTCACCCTGGCGGGCCTCGCGGTGGGCAGCGCCGCCGCGCTCACCGGCATCGGCCTGATCGTCACCTACCGGGCCACCGGCGTGCTGAACTTCGCGCACGGCGCGGTCGCCATGGTGTGCGCCTACGTCCTGCGGCAGCTGGCGACCGGCTGGCACTGGCCGCTGCCGCTCGCCGCCGCCGTCACCCTCCTCCTCGTCGCGCCCGGCATCGGGATCGCGCTGGACCGGGCCGTCTTCCGGCCGCTGGCCGTCGGCGCCGCGGGACCGGCCCGCACCCTGGTCGCCTCGCTCGGTGTCTTCGTCCTCCTGGTCGGCGGGGCGGGCCTGCTGTGGGGGCCGGGGGCGCGCGCGGACGCGCCCGCGCTGCTGCCCGACGACCCCTGGGTGCAGCTGGGCACCGCCGTCACCCTGGCCGCCGGGGTCGCCGCCGTCACCCGCTGGACCCGATTCGGGCGCGAGCTGCGCGCCGTCGTCGACAACCGGCCGCTCGCCGTCCTCGGCGGCATCGACGCCGACCGGGTCGCCGCCGCCGGCTGGGCCTTCGGCACCTTCACCGCCGGACTGACCGGCATCCTGCTGGCCCCGCTGCTGCGCCTGGACCCGTACGGGCTGCCGCTGCTGGTCATGGAGGTGATGGCGGTCGCGGTGGCCGCCGGGCTGCGCAGCCTGCCGGTGGCGGTGGCCGTGGCACTGGGCATCGGCGTCGCGCAGAGCCAGCTCACCCGGCTGCACCCGGGCGGCAGCCTGGAGCCCCTGGTGCAGGCCGTGGGCGCCAACCTGTTCGTGGTGGCGCTGCTCGTCGCGGCCCCGGCCCTGCGCGGCCTCGGACCCGCCCGTACCCCGGCGGCCGCGTCCGACGGCGGCGGCGCGGCCCTGCGCACCGGCCCGCTGCCCGACCACGACGGCCGCGCCTGGCTGGTCGGCGGCATCCTCTTCCTGCTGCCGCTCGGCTTCGCGGGCGGCGACCTGCGCACCGCCGTCCAGGTACCGGCGCTCGGCGTGGTGCTGCTCTCCCTGGTCGTGGTCACCGGGCGCGGCGGCCAGCTCTCGCTGGGGCAGGCCGCGTACGCCGGGCTGGGCGCCCTGTTCACCGCGCTGCTCGCGGCCGGCCGCTTCCCCGGCGTCCCGGCCGTCCCCGGACTGCTCGCGCTGCTGCTGGCCGTCCTGCTGACCGCGCCGCTCGGCCTGCTCACCGGGCGGCCCGCGCTGCGCGGGCACGGCCTGGCGACGGCCCTGGCCACCCTCGCCTTCGGTGTCGCGGTCAGCCGGTTCGTCTTCGACCAGCCGTACGCCACCGCGGGCCTCACCCTCGACCGCCCCGCCGGCTTCACCGCCGACCGCGCGTACTACGTCCTGGAACTGGTGCTGCTGGGCCTCGCGCTGCTCGCCGTGGCAGCGCTGCGCCGCGGCCGCACCGGGCGCGCGCTGGCCGCGATGCGCGACCACGAGCCGGGGGCGGCCGCCGCCGGGGTGCCCGTACCGGCGCTGAAACTGGCGGCCTTCGTGGTGGGCGCCGCACTGGCCGCGCTGGGCGGCGGCATGCTCGGCATGGCGCTGCGCACCTTCGACGCCGCGTCCTACGACCCGGTGCGCGGCCTGCTGTGGTTCGCGGCCGTGGTCGTCCTCGGCGCGGACAGCCTGCTGGGCGCGCTCACCGCCGCGGTCCTGCTGGTCGGCCTGGACGCGGGGGCCGCGGGCGGGGCCGCCGCCGCGGTGATCGGCGTGCTCGCCGTCCTCGCCGGCCGCCTCCCGCACGGCCCGTACGCGGCTCTGCGCGGCGCCGCGGCACGCGTGTTCGCGGCCCCGGAGGTGCGGCTGACTCCGCTGGGCGCGCGGGTGCGGGAGCGGCTGGCGGTGGTGCGCGGGCCGTTGCGTACGGACGCCGAGGGGCCCACGTCCGAGAGCCGCGCCCCAGACCCCCACCTTCCCGAACCCCGCGCCCCCGAGCCTCGCGCGCCGGAGCCCAGCACCCCCGAGCCTCGCGCGCCCGAGCCTCGCGCGCCCGAGCCCCGCGCGCCCGAGCCCCGCACCTTCGAGCCCAGCGTCCCGGATCTGCGCCACCCGCTCCCCCACACCGCGCCCTCGCCCGTCTCCCCCGCCCCCTCCGGCCGCCGCGCCCCTTCCGGCCGCCTCACCGCCCGCGCCGTCCGGGCCCGCTACGACGGCTTCACCGCGCTGGACGGGGTGGACCTGACCGTGGCTCCCGGCCGGATCACGGCGCTCATCGGGCCCAACGGCGCGGGCAAGAGCACCCTGTTCCACTGCCTGTGCGGCACCCTGCGCCCGGCCGGCGGGCGGGTGCTGCTCGACGGCGCCGACATCACCCGCAGGTCCGCCCACGCGCGGGCGCGCCTCGGGCTGGCCCGGACGTTCCAGCAGCTCGCCGTGTTCGAGGGGCTGAACGTGGCCGAGAACGTACGGGTGGGTGCCGAGCAGAGCGGCGTACGCGATCCGGCCGCCGCCACCGCGCGTGCGCTGGACCTGTTCTCCCTCGACGGGCAGCTGCGCACCGCGCCCGTCGCCGGGCTGGACACCGGCACGCTGCGCCGCGTCGAGCTGGCGCGCGCCGTCGCGGGCCGTCCGCGCACGCTGCTGCTGGACGAGCCCGCGGCGGGCCTGGACAGTGCGGAAGTCTCGGCGCTGGCCGACGTGCTGCGCACCCTGGCGGCCGACGGCACCGCGCTGCTCGTCGTCGAGCACGACCTCGACCTCGTCGCCGGACTGGCCGACACGGTGTACGCGATGGCGGCCGGCCGGATCGTGGCCCGCGGCCCCGCCCACAGCGTGCTGGCGGAGCCGGGCGAAACTGCGGGACCGACAGAGCCGGGCAAAGCAGCGGGACCGGCGGAGCCGGGCACATGA
- a CDS encoding ABC transporter substrate-binding protein: MRARRAAEAAGAAASALLLALTAACGSRLPESAFEDRGGAPATGAAGEPITVGIITSATSPVGGEAFTGPRDGALAYFAALNRNGGVNGRPVRPVTCDDGGSGVGNNECVRELLTDKKVFALVATTALDYAGAPRVSAAGVPDIGGQPVGAAYDTYPHLYGIYGSQAPRDGRAPGWGGTLYGGTEVYRYFKRVQKARSAAVVSYNQAASAAYARLIVRGLEAEGYDVTTEQVDFALPNFPAVAAGLRDRGADLVFDALDTHGNARLCEAMDAAGVRPTAKVTNVQNWSDAVAKDYKDSPGCRNVLWATGASRNYDDQGSGPGSAAVREFRAGMARYAKGGPLSQWQLEGWAAAMWFADAARSCGARLTRACVEHFVADGAPYTARGLLLPASFRPRPEPPATDRTCLSVARWRDGAHGGRGGWVTQGDMDTTCFTVPQLPYRP, translated from the coding sequence ATGCGAGCGCGCCGGGCTGCTGAGGCGGCCGGTGCCGCCGCGTCGGCGCTGCTGCTCGCGCTGACCGCGGCCTGCGGCAGCCGGCTCCCGGAGAGCGCCTTCGAGGACCGTGGGGGCGCGCCGGCGACCGGCGCGGCGGGCGAGCCGATCACCGTCGGGATCATCACCAGCGCGACGAGCCCGGTGGGCGGCGAGGCGTTCACCGGGCCGCGGGACGGCGCGCTGGCGTACTTCGCCGCGCTGAACCGGAACGGCGGCGTCAACGGGCGGCCGGTGCGCCCGGTCACCTGCGACGACGGTGGCAGTGGCGTCGGCAACAACGAGTGCGTGCGCGAACTGCTCACCGACAAGAAGGTGTTCGCGCTGGTCGCGACCACCGCGCTGGACTACGCGGGGGCGCCCCGGGTCTCCGCCGCCGGCGTCCCCGACATCGGCGGGCAGCCGGTCGGCGCCGCGTACGACACGTACCCGCACCTGTACGGGATCTACGGCAGCCAGGCGCCGCGGGACGGCAGGGCGCCGGGCTGGGGCGGCACGCTGTACGGCGGCACGGAGGTCTACCGCTACTTCAAGCGCGTGCAGAAGGCCCGCAGCGCCGCGGTCGTCTCCTACAACCAGGCGGCGTCCGCCGCGTACGCCCGGCTGATCGTGCGCGGCCTGGAGGCCGAGGGGTACGACGTGACCACCGAGCAGGTCGACTTCGCGCTGCCCAACTTCCCGGCGGTCGCCGCCGGGCTGCGCGACCGGGGCGCCGACCTGGTCTTCGACGCGCTGGACACGCACGGCAACGCGCGGCTGTGCGAGGCGATGGACGCGGCGGGCGTCCGGCCGACCGCGAAAGTCACGAACGTACAGAATTGGTCGGATGCGGTCGCCAAGGACTACAAGGACTCGCCGGGCTGCCGCAACGTTCTGTGGGCCACGGGTGCCAGCCGCAACTACGACGATCAGGGGAGCGGGCCGGGCAGCGCGGCGGTACGGGAATTCCGTGCCGGAATGGCCCGGTACGCCAAGGGCGGACCGCTGTCGCAGTGGCAGCTGGAGGGCTGGGCGGCGGCGATGTGGTTCGCCGACGCGGCGCGCTCCTGCGGGGCGCGGCTCACCCGCGCGTGCGTGGAGCACTTCGTCGCCGACGGCGCGCCCTACACCGCCCGCGGCCTGCTGCTTCCCGCCTCGTTCCGGCCGCGGCCCGAGCCGCCGGCCACCGATCGCACCTGCCTGTCGGTCGCCCGCTGGCGGGACGGGGCGCACGGCGGCAGGGGCGGCTGGGTCACTCAGGGCGACATGGACACCACCTGCTTCACCGTGCCGCAATTGCCGTACCGCCCCTGA
- a CDS encoding helix-turn-helix transcriptional regulator, with the protein MLETSARLLRLLSLLQAHRAWTGADLADRLGVTPRTVRRDIDRLRELGYPVHSAPGTAGGYQLGAGADLPPLLLDDEEAVAVAVGLRTAAAGGVEGIEETSVRALAKLEQVLPNRLRRRVSALTTFTVPMLGTADGPRVEAAVLTELANACRDSERLRFAYAAHDGTVSRRTVEPHRLVSAQRRWYLVAWDVDRADWRTFRADRITPTPPHGPRFTPRPAPADDLAAYVSQGVSTRAYAERATVVLHASAEEAGRRITPADGVIEPLDDHRCLLRTGAHHLDVLVIHVVLMGFDFEVLDPPELAGRIEEIRDRLTRALHPASAPPPAGTLPAPARPAE; encoded by the coding sequence ATGTTGGAGACCTCGGCACGACTGCTCCGCCTGCTCTCCCTGCTGCAGGCACACCGCGCGTGGACGGGCGCGGACCTCGCCGACCGGCTCGGCGTGACGCCGCGCACCGTCCGCCGCGACATCGACCGCCTGCGCGAACTGGGCTACCCCGTCCACTCGGCCCCCGGCACCGCCGGGGGCTATCAACTGGGCGCGGGCGCCGACCTGCCACCGCTGCTCCTCGACGACGAGGAGGCGGTGGCGGTCGCCGTCGGGCTGCGCACCGCGGCCGCCGGCGGCGTCGAGGGCATCGAGGAGACTTCCGTACGGGCCCTGGCCAAGCTGGAGCAGGTGCTGCCGAACCGGCTGCGCCGCCGCGTCAGCGCCCTCACCACCTTCACCGTCCCCATGCTCGGCACCGCGGACGGACCCCGGGTCGAGGCCGCGGTCCTCACCGAACTGGCCAACGCCTGCCGGGACAGCGAGCGGCTGCGCTTCGCGTACGCGGCACACGACGGTACGGTCAGCCGCCGCACCGTGGAGCCGCACCGCCTGGTGTCCGCGCAGCGCCGCTGGTACCTCGTCGCCTGGGACGTGGACCGCGCGGACTGGCGGACGTTCCGCGCCGACCGCATCACCCCCACCCCGCCGCACGGCCCGCGCTTCACCCCGCGCCCGGCCCCCGCCGACGACCTCGCCGCCTACGTCTCGCAGGGCGTGTCCACCCGGGCCTACGCCGAGCGGGCCACCGTCGTGCTGCACGCCTCCGCCGAGGAGGCCGGCCGGCGGATCACCCCGGCCGACGGCGTCATCGAGCCGCTCGACGACCACCGCTGCCTGCTGCGCACCGGCGCGCACCATCTGGACGTGCTGGTGATCCACGTCGTCCTGATGGGCTTCGACTTCGAGGTCCTCGATCCGCCCGAACTGGCCGGGCGGATCGAGGAGATCAGGGACCGGCTGACCCGGGCCCTGCACCCGGCTTCGGCTCCGCCTCCCGCGGGGACCCTTCCGGCACCGGCGCGTCCGGCGGAGTGA
- the ctaD gene encoding cytochrome c oxidase subunit I — protein MGTDTVATSPEPVRARRPGAVLVDWLTTTDHKKIGHLYLVTAFGFFLVGGLLALLMRAELARPGLQILTNEEFNQAFTMHGTIMLLLFATPAFAGFANEIMPLQIGSPDVAFPRLNMLSYWLFLFGGLIVLASLLTPTGGANFGWTAYAPLSSMVRSPGIGADMWIMGLALSGFGTILGSVNFLTTIIGMRAPGMTMFRMPVFTWNVLFTSILVLIAFPVLAASLLVLEADRRFGSMVFEAEWGGALLWQHLFWFFGHPEVYIIALPFFGIITEVIPVFSRKPIFGYVMLIGATMAITGLSVVVWAHHMFATGAVLLPFFSFMSFLIAVPTGVKFFNWIGTMWHGSLSFETPMLWATGFLVSFLFGGLTGVILASPPLDFQVTDTYFVVAHFHYVVFGTVVFAMFAGFYFWWPKFTGRMLDERLGKLHFWTLFVGFHTTFLVQHWLGVEGMPRRIADYLAADGFTVLNTVSSIGAFLLGLSTLPFLYNVWKTTKYGTKVETDDPWGFGRSLEWATSCPPPRHNFLTIPRIRSESPAFDLHHPEIVRLTPPDAPVPEGSPREAEPKPGAGPGSAGP, from the coding sequence ATGGGTACGGACACCGTGGCGACGAGCCCGGAACCGGTGCGGGCGCGGCGGCCCGGCGCGGTGCTGGTGGACTGGCTGACCACCACCGACCACAAGAAGATCGGCCATCTCTATCTGGTCACCGCGTTCGGCTTCTTCCTGGTCGGCGGTCTGCTGGCGCTGCTGATGCGCGCCGAACTGGCCCGCCCCGGGCTCCAGATCCTGACGAACGAGGAGTTCAACCAGGCGTTCACGATGCACGGCACGATCATGCTGCTGCTGTTCGCCACCCCGGCCTTCGCGGGCTTCGCCAACGAGATCATGCCGTTGCAGATCGGCTCACCGGACGTGGCCTTCCCCCGGTTGAACATGCTCTCGTACTGGCTGTTCCTCTTCGGCGGCCTGATCGTGCTGGCCAGCCTGCTGACGCCGACCGGCGGCGCGAACTTCGGCTGGACCGCCTACGCGCCGCTCAGCTCGATGGTGCGCTCCCCGGGCATCGGCGCCGACATGTGGATCATGGGGCTGGCGCTGTCCGGCTTCGGCACCATCCTCGGCTCGGTCAACTTCCTCACCACCATCATCGGCATGCGCGCGCCCGGCATGACGATGTTCCGGATGCCGGTGTTCACCTGGAACGTGCTGTTCACCTCGATCCTCGTGCTGATCGCCTTCCCGGTGCTGGCGGCCTCGCTGCTGGTGCTGGAGGCGGACCGGCGCTTCGGGTCGATGGTCTTCGAGGCCGAGTGGGGCGGGGCGCTGCTGTGGCAGCACCTGTTCTGGTTCTTCGGGCACCCCGAGGTCTACATCATCGCGCTGCCGTTCTTCGGCATCATCACCGAGGTCATCCCGGTCTTCTCGCGCAAGCCCATCTTCGGTTACGTGATGCTGATCGGCGCGACCATGGCGATCACCGGGCTGTCGGTGGTGGTGTGGGCGCACCACATGTTCGCCACCGGCGCGGTGCTGCTGCCGTTCTTCTCGTTCATGTCGTTCCTGATCGCGGTGCCGACGGGGGTGAAGTTCTTCAACTGGATCGGCACGATGTGGCACGGCTCGCTGTCCTTCGAGACGCCGATGCTGTGGGCCACCGGCTTCCTGGTGAGCTTCCTGTTCGGCGGGCTGACCGGCGTGATCCTGGCCTCGCCGCCGCTGGACTTCCAGGTCACCGACACCTACTTCGTCGTCGCCCACTTCCACTACGTCGTCTTCGGCACGGTCGTCTTCGCGATGTTCGCCGGCTTCTACTTCTGGTGGCCGAAGTTCACCGGGAGGATGCTCGACGAGCGGCTGGGCAAGCTGCACTTCTGGACGCTGTTCGTGGGCTTTCACACCACCTTCCTCGTCCAGCACTGGCTGGGCGTGGAGGGCATGCCGCGCCGGATCGCCGACTACCTGGCGGCCGACGGCTTCACCGTGCTGAACACCGTCTCGTCCATCGGCGCCTTCCTGCTCGGCCTGTCCACGCTGCCGTTCCTCTACAACGTCTGGAAGACGACGAAGTACGGCACGAAGGTCGAGACGGACGACCCCTGGGGCTTCGGCCGTTCGCTGGAGTGGGCCACCTCTTGTCCGCCGCCGCGCCACAACTTCCTGACCATTCCGCGTATCCGCTCGGAGTCGCCCGCCTTCGACTTGCACCATCCGGAGATCGTCCGGCTCACTCCGCCGGACGCGCCGGTGCCGGAAGGGTCCCCGCGGGAGGCGGAGCCGAAGCCGGGTGCAGGGCCCGGGTCAGCCGGTCCCTGA
- a CDS encoding gas vesicle protein K yields MTRRVELDEDTVERDLVRLVLTVVELLHQLMERQALRRVDQGDLTEDQEERIGLTLMLLERRMGELCERYGIGKDELNLDLGPLGPLLPRE; encoded by the coding sequence GTGACCCGGCGCGTCGAACTGGACGAGGACACCGTCGAGCGCGACCTGGTGCGGCTCGTGCTGACGGTGGTGGAACTGCTGCACCAGCTCATGGAGCGGCAGGCGCTGCGCCGCGTCGACCAGGGCGATCTGACCGAGGACCAGGAGGAGCGGATCGGTCTGACGCTGATGCTGCTGGAGCGGCGGATGGGCGAGCTGTGCGAGCGCTACGGCATCGGCAAGGACGAACTCAACCTGGACCTGGGGCCGTTGGGGCCCCTGCTGCCCCGGGAGTGA
- a CDS encoding gas vesicle protein — MTTPTPAPGPDRPLADRQIALVDLLDRLLAGGAVIAGDLTLRIAEVDLVRIDLRALISSVNANVPSPFEELGPDAEEEVAP; from the coding sequence ATGACCACGCCGACTCCCGCCCCCGGGCCGGACCGTCCGCTGGCCGACCGGCAGATCGCGCTGGTCGACCTGCTGGACCGGCTGCTGGCGGGCGGCGCGGTCATCGCGGGCGACCTCACGCTGCGCATCGCCGAGGTGGACCTGGTCCGGATCGACCTGCGGGCCCTGATCAGCTCGGTCAACGCCAACGTTCCGTCGCCCTTCGAGGAGCTGGGGCCGGACGCCGAGGAGGAGGTGGCGCCGTGA
- a CDS encoding GvpL/GvpF family gas vesicle protein, protein MSTQGAELMYTYAVARAGCRPPDGLLGVADAPVETVVEGALTALVSRVPAADFDEEALRAHLEDMAWLERTARAHRSVVDTAAAEFCVLPLRLVTVHRDVRGVRQVLAQRAEEFLSALVSLDGRMEWGVKAYVEDPGTAKPSVPASGSSRQAPADGSGRDFLRRRLAHRQAQEQSQRRADELAAAAHEALDKFAERSRLHRPQDPRLSGAGGRNVLNGAYLIPREQAGAFAGLVGELADRSPGVRIELTGPWAPYSFTQAPQPPDAGGDAGRGGAG, encoded by the coding sequence TTGAGCACGCAGGGTGCCGAGCTGATGTACACCTACGCCGTCGCACGGGCCGGCTGCCGTCCGCCGGACGGGCTGCTCGGCGTCGCGGACGCACCCGTGGAGACCGTCGTGGAGGGCGCGCTGACCGCCCTGGTCTCGCGGGTGCCGGCCGCGGACTTCGACGAGGAGGCGCTGCGCGCGCACCTGGAGGACATGGCGTGGCTGGAGCGGACCGCCCGCGCGCACCGCAGCGTGGTGGACACCGCCGCCGCGGAGTTCTGTGTACTGCCGCTGCGCCTGGTGACCGTCCACCGCGACGTGCGCGGCGTGCGGCAGGTGCTGGCGCAGCGCGCCGAGGAGTTCCTGAGCGCGCTGGTGAGCCTGGACGGCCGGATGGAGTGGGGCGTCAAGGCGTACGTCGAGGACCCCGGGACCGCCAAACCGTCCGTGCCCGCGAGCGGTTCGTCCCGCCAGGCACCGGCCGACGGCTCGGGGCGCGACTTCCTGCGCCGGCGGCTCGCCCACCGGCAGGCCCAGGAGCAGAGCCAGCGGCGCGCCGACGAGCTGGCCGCCGCCGCCCACGAGGCGCTGGACAAGTTCGCCGAGCGCAGCCGGCTGCACCGCCCGCAGGACCCCCGGCTGTCCGGGGCCGGTGGGCGCAATGTGCTCAACGGCGCGTATCTGATCCCCCGCGAGCAGGCGGGGGCGTTCGCGGGCCTGGTGGGCGAGCTGGCGGACCGCAGCCCCGGTGTACGGATCGAGCTGACCGGGCCGTGGGCCCCGTACTCCTTCACGCAGGCGCCGCAGCCTCCGGACGCGGGCGGGGACGCCGGCCGCGGCGGTGCCGGATGA
- a CDS encoding gas vesicle protein → MSSQVPSPYGSSNGGANLADILERVLDKGVVIAGDIRINLLDIELLTIKLRLIVASVERAEEMGIDWWRDDPSLSSGARRRELARENERLRERIAALEEQEPREEIT, encoded by the coding sequence ATGAGTTCCCAGGTCCCCTCCCCCTACGGCTCCTCCAACGGCGGCGCCAACCTCGCCGACATTCTCGAACGCGTCCTGGACAAGGGTGTGGTGATCGCCGGTGACATCCGCATCAACCTGCTCGACATCGAACTGCTCACGATCAAGCTGCGGCTGATCGTGGCCTCGGTGGAGCGGGCGGAGGAGATGGGCATCGACTGGTGGCGGGACGACCCGTCGCTGTCCTCCGGCGCCCGGCGCCGGGAACTCGCCCGGGAGAACGAGCGGCTGCGCGAGCGGATCGCCGCCCTGGAGGAGCAGGAGCCGCGAGAGGAGATCACTTGA